A genomic stretch from Streptomyces sp. QL37 includes:
- a CDS encoding ATP-binding cassette domain-containing protein, with product MVAPPDNDVIWARSLHHSHNGSPGLGGVSLGVRDGEVLAVAGPRGSGKSTLLHCLSGQLVPEQGEVWFNSVPVHTMGPRLRERLRRERFGWIGAEPQLVPELSTWENAALPLLLRGVSHRAAKKAATEWLERLDIGPLAKKRPHALLQSQRQRISVARALAGSPSVIFADEPTATLHHAERTQLLRTLTTAARSHGITVVLATHDAEVAGLADRVVSLLDGRRVTNVSLPAASDTEGRSACSLSV from the coding sequence ATGGTGGCCCCGCCCGACAACGACGTGATCTGGGCACGTTCCCTGCACCACTCCCACAACGGATCGCCGGGGCTCGGTGGTGTCTCCCTCGGTGTCCGAGACGGTGAGGTCCTCGCCGTGGCCGGGCCCCGCGGGTCCGGGAAGTCGACGCTGCTGCACTGCCTCTCCGGACAGCTGGTGCCCGAGCAGGGCGAGGTCTGGTTCAACAGCGTGCCCGTGCACACCATGGGCCCCCGGCTGCGCGAGCGGCTCCGCCGGGAGAGATTCGGCTGGATCGGGGCCGAACCGCAGCTCGTGCCCGAGCTCAGCACCTGGGAGAACGCCGCCCTGCCGCTGCTCCTGCGGGGCGTCTCGCACCGGGCGGCCAAGAAGGCCGCCACCGAGTGGCTGGAGCGTCTGGACATCGGCCCGCTCGCCAAGAAGCGGCCGCACGCCCTGCTCCAGTCGCAGCGTCAGCGGATCTCCGTGGCCCGTGCGCTGGCCGGGTCGCCGTCCGTGATCTTCGCGGACGAGCCGACCGCGACGCTGCACCACGCCGAGCGCACACAGCTCCTGCGCACACTCACCACGGCCGCGCGCTCCCACGGGATCACCGTCGTGCTCGCCACCCACGACGCGGAGGTCGCCGGGCTCGCCGACCGCGTGGTCAGCCTGCTGGACGGCCGCCGCGTCACCAACGTCTCCCTGCCCGCCGCGTCCGATACGGAAGGCCGCTCGGCGTGCTCGCTCTCCGTCTGA
- a CDS encoding aspartate aminotransferase family protein, with protein sequence MGNSIAVSKDLSRTAYDHLWMHFTRMSDYENAPVPTIVRGEGTYIYDDKGKRYLDGLSGLFVVNAGHGRHELAETAYKQAQELAFFPVWSYAHPKAVELAERLADYAPGDLNKVFFTTGGGEAVETAWKLAKQYFKLKGKPTKYKVISRAVAYHGTPQGALSITGLPALKAPFEPLVPGAHKVPNTNIYRAPLFGDDPEAFGRWAADQIEQQILFEGPDTVAAVFLEPVQNAGGCFPPPPGYFRRVREICDQYDVLLVSDEVICAFGRLGTMFACDKFGYVPDMITCAKGMTSGYSPIGACIISDRLAEPFYEGDNTFLHGYTFGGHPVSAAVGLANLDIFEREGLNKHVLDNENAFLTTLQKLHDLPIVGDVRGNGFFYGIELVKDKATKETFTDEETERVLYGFLSKALYENGLYCRADDRGDPVVQLAPPLISDQSTFDEIEGILRGVLTEAWAKL encoded by the coding sequence GTGGGGAACTCGATAGCCGTGAGCAAGGACCTCAGCCGGACCGCGTACGACCACCTGTGGATGCACTTCACCCGCATGTCGGACTACGAGAACGCGCCCGTTCCCACCATCGTGCGTGGCGAGGGCACCTACATCTACGACGACAAGGGCAAGCGCTACCTCGACGGCCTCTCCGGTCTGTTCGTGGTCAACGCCGGACACGGCCGCCACGAGCTCGCCGAGACGGCGTACAAGCAGGCGCAGGAGCTGGCCTTCTTCCCGGTGTGGTCCTACGCCCACCCCAAGGCCGTCGAGCTGGCCGAGCGGCTCGCGGACTACGCCCCGGGCGACCTCAACAAGGTCTTCTTCACCACCGGCGGCGGTGAGGCCGTGGAGACGGCCTGGAAGCTGGCCAAGCAGTACTTCAAGCTCAAGGGCAAGCCGACCAAGTACAAGGTCATCTCGCGCGCGGTCGCCTACCACGGCACCCCGCAGGGCGCCCTGTCGATCACCGGACTGCCCGCGCTCAAGGCCCCGTTCGAGCCGCTGGTGCCCGGCGCGCACAAGGTGCCGAACACCAACATCTACCGCGCGCCGCTCTTCGGTGACGATCCGGAGGCCTTCGGCCGCTGGGCCGCCGACCAGATCGAGCAGCAGATCCTCTTCGAGGGCCCCGACACCGTCGCCGCGGTCTTCCTGGAGCCCGTGCAGAACGCCGGCGGCTGCTTCCCGCCGCCGCCCGGCTACTTCCGGCGCGTCCGCGAGATCTGCGACCAGTACGACGTGCTGCTCGTCTCCGACGAGGTCATCTGCGCGTTCGGCCGTCTCGGCACGATGTTCGCCTGCGACAAGTTCGGCTACGTCCCGGACATGATCACCTGCGCCAAGGGCATGACCTCGGGCTACTCCCCCATCGGCGCCTGCATCATCTCCGACCGGCTGGCCGAGCCGTTCTACGAGGGCGACAACACCTTCCTGCACGGCTACACCTTCGGCGGCCACCCGGTCTCCGCGGCGGTGGGCCTCGCCAACCTCGACATCTTCGAGCGCGAGGGCCTCAACAAGCACGTCCTGGACAACGAGAACGCGTTCCTGACGACGCTGCAGAAGCTGCACGACCTGCCGATCGTCGGCGACGTCCGAGGCAACGGCTTCTTCTACGGCATCGAGCTGGTGAAGGACAAGGCCACCAAGGAGACGTTCACCGACGAGGAGACCGAGCGCGTCCTGTACGGCTTCCTCTCCAAGGCGCTGTACGAGAACGGCCTCTACTGCCGGGCCGACGACCGTGGCGACCCGGTGGTCCAGCTCGCGCCGCCGCTGATCTCCGACCAGTCGACCTTCGACGAGATCGAGGGCATTCTGCGCGGTGTCCTGACGGAGGCCTGGGCGAAGCTCTGA
- a CDS encoding Lrp/AsnC family transcriptional regulator, which produces MASRSADSRTGNGSAPAVDAVSLAIIEQLQEDGRRPYAAIGKAVGLSEAAVRQRVQKLLDQGVMQIVAVTDPLTVGLRRQAMVGINVEGDLDPVAEALSAMAECEYVVMTAGSFDLMVEIVCEDDDHLLETINKRIRAIPGVRSTESFVYLKLKKQTYMWGTR; this is translated from the coding sequence GTGGCCAGTCGCAGCGCAGACTCCAGGACCGGGAACGGATCGGCACCAGCGGTCGATGCCGTCTCCCTCGCAATCATCGAGCAGCTCCAGGAGGACGGACGCCGGCCGTACGCCGCGATCGGCAAGGCCGTGGGCCTCTCCGAAGCCGCTGTGCGCCAGCGTGTCCAGAAGCTGCTGGACCAGGGCGTGATGCAGATCGTCGCCGTCACCGACCCGCTCACCGTGGGTCTCCGGCGCCAGGCGATGGTCGGCATCAACGTCGAGGGTGACCTCGACCCCGTGGCCGAGGCCCTGTCGGCCATGGCCGAGTGCGAGTACGTGGTGATGACCGCGGGCTCCTTCGACCTCATGGTGGAGATCGTCTGCGAGGACGACGACCACCTGCTGGAGACGATCAACAAACGCATCCGGGCCATACCCGGTGTGCGCTCCACCGAGAGCTTCGTCTACCTCAAGCTCAAGAAGCAGACCTATATGTGGGGAACTCGATAG
- a CDS encoding gamma-aminobutyraldehyde dehydrogenase produces MTTEVRRLRNYIDGEFRDAADGRTIDVVNPVTEEVYATSPLSGQADVDAAMAAAAAAFPAWRDVTPAERQKALLKIADAFEERAEDLIAAESENTGKPLGLTRTEEIPPAVDQIRFFAGAARMLEGRSAGEYMEGLTSIVRREPVGVCAQVAPWNYPLMMAVWKFAPALAAGNTVVIKPSDTTPASTVLIAEIIGQILPKGVFNVICGDRETGRLMVEHPTPAMASITGSVRAGMQVAESAAKDVKRVHLELGGKAPVVVFEDSDIAKAVEGISVAGYFNAGQDCTAATRVMVHESVHDEFVTALAKAAADTKTGLPDDEDVLYGPLNNANQLAQVSGFIERLPAHAKVEAGGHRVGDKGYFYAPTVVSGLRQDDEIIQHEVFGPVITVQSFTDEAQAVEYANGVEYALASSVWTKDHARAMRMSKKLDFGCVWINTHIPLVAEMPHGGFKKSGYGKDLSAYGFEDYTRIKHVMTSLDD; encoded by the coding sequence GTGACCACCGAGGTGCGCCGTCTGCGCAACTACATCGACGGAGAGTTCCGGGACGCCGCGGACGGGCGGACCATCGACGTGGTCAACCCGGTGACGGAAGAGGTCTACGCGACCTCGCCGCTCTCCGGGCAGGCCGACGTCGATGCCGCCATGGCCGCGGCGGCCGCCGCGTTCCCCGCCTGGCGCGACGTGACGCCCGCCGAGCGTCAGAAGGCACTGCTGAAGATCGCGGACGCCTTCGAGGAGCGGGCCGAGGACCTGATCGCGGCGGAGTCCGAGAACACCGGCAAGCCGCTGGGGCTCACCCGTACGGAAGAGATCCCGCCGGCGGTCGACCAGATCCGCTTCTTCGCGGGTGCCGCCCGGATGCTCGAAGGCCGTTCGGCCGGCGAGTACATGGAGGGCCTCACCTCCATCGTCCGCCGCGAGCCGGTGGGCGTCTGTGCCCAGGTCGCGCCCTGGAACTATCCGCTGATGATGGCCGTGTGGAAGTTCGCCCCGGCGCTCGCCGCGGGGAACACGGTCGTCATCAAGCCGTCCGACACCACTCCGGCGTCGACCGTGCTGATCGCCGAGATCATCGGGCAGATCCTGCCCAAGGGCGTCTTCAACGTCATCTGCGGTGACCGCGAGACCGGCCGGCTGATGGTGGAGCACCCGACCCCGGCGATGGCCTCCATCACCGGCTCGGTGCGGGCCGGGATGCAGGTCGCCGAGTCCGCGGCCAAGGACGTCAAGCGCGTCCACCTGGAGCTCGGCGGCAAGGCGCCCGTCGTCGTGTTCGAGGACAGCGACATCGCCAAGGCCGTCGAGGGCATCTCCGTCGCGGGCTACTTCAACGCGGGCCAGGACTGTACGGCCGCGACCCGCGTCATGGTCCACGAGTCCGTCCACGACGAGTTCGTCACCGCGCTCGCCAAGGCGGCGGCCGACACGAAGACCGGCCTCCCGGACGACGAGGACGTGCTGTACGGCCCGCTCAACAACGCCAACCAGCTGGCGCAGGTGAGCGGCTTCATCGAGCGGCTCCCCGCGCACGCCAAGGTCGAGGCGGGCGGCCACCGGGTCGGCGACAAGGGCTACTTCTACGCCCCGACCGTCGTCTCGGGCCTCCGGCAGGACGACGAGATCATCCAGCACGAGGTCTTCGGGCCCGTCATCACCGTCCAGTCCTTCACGGACGAGGCCCAGGCCGTCGAGTACGCCAACGGCGTGGAATACGCCCTGGCCTCCTCGGTGTGGACCAAGGACCACGCGCGGGCGATGCGGATGTCCAAGAAGCTCGACTTCGGCTGCGTGTGGATCAACACCCACATCCCGCTCGTCGCCGAGATGCCGCACGGCGGGTTCAAGAAGTCCGGCTACGGCAAGGACCTCTCGGCGTACGGCTTCGAGGACTACACGCGGATCAAGCACGTCATGACGTCGCTCGACGACTGA
- a CDS encoding spermidine/putrescine ABC transporter substrate-binding protein, with protein MSRRTLLRTLGTGAAGAALAGCGVPAAYVEPGDRSGPDRSESDRSLHFANWPLYIDTDDEDESKRPTLDAFSRRTGISVTYTEEINDNDEFFGKISPALMNHQPTGRDLVVVSDWMAARFVRLGWVQEMDRARQPHVARYLDPQLRSPAFDDGRLHSVPWQSGITGIAYNRAKLGREIRHTSELWADDLRGRVTLLSGLDEAFALLMQGDGADITRWTADDFHRMCEQVEKRVRSRHIRRFTGNDYIKDLANGDVLACQAYSGDVIQLRADNPGIEFVVPAEGAELWSESLMIPDLAAHKRNAEKLVDHYYQPEVAAELATWVNYVCPVPAARDILASSKDKETAALAEDPLIFPDDAMRERLAIARDITSEERTEYAKEWNLVVGL; from the coding sequence ATGTCCCGTCGTACCCTGCTCCGCACCCTCGGCACGGGTGCGGCCGGCGCCGCTCTGGCCGGCTGCGGAGTCCCCGCCGCCTACGTGGAGCCCGGTGACCGCTCGGGCCCCGACCGCTCGGAGAGCGACCGCTCGCTGCACTTCGCCAACTGGCCCCTCTACATCGACACCGACGACGAGGACGAGTCGAAGCGGCCCACGCTCGACGCGTTCTCGCGCCGGACCGGTATCTCCGTCACGTACACCGAGGAGATCAACGACAACGACGAGTTCTTCGGGAAGATCAGCCCGGCGCTGATGAACCACCAGCCGACGGGCCGGGACCTCGTCGTCGTCAGCGACTGGATGGCCGCCCGGTTCGTACGGCTCGGCTGGGTGCAGGAGATGGACCGGGCGCGTCAGCCCCATGTCGCCAGGTACCTGGATCCGCAGCTGCGTTCGCCCGCCTTCGACGACGGCCGGCTGCACAGCGTCCCCTGGCAGTCCGGGATCACCGGGATCGCCTACAACCGCGCGAAGCTCGGCCGGGAGATCCGCCACACGAGCGAGCTCTGGGCGGACGACCTGCGCGGCAGGGTGACGCTGCTGTCCGGGCTCGACGAGGCGTTCGCGCTGCTGATGCAGGGCGACGGGGCCGACATCACCCGCTGGACGGCCGACGACTTCCACCGGATGTGCGAGCAGGTGGAGAAGCGGGTGAGGTCCCGCCACATCCGCCGCTTCACCGGCAACGACTACATCAAGGACCTGGCCAACGGCGATGTGCTCGCCTGCCAGGCCTACTCCGGTGACGTCATCCAGCTCCGGGCCGACAACCCGGGCATCGAGTTCGTGGTGCCCGCCGAAGGCGCCGAGCTCTGGTCGGAGTCGCTCATGATCCCCGACCTCGCGGCCCACAAGCGCAATGCGGAGAAGCTCGTCGACCACTACTACCAGCCCGAGGTGGCAGCCGAACTGGCCACCTGGGTCAACTACGTGTGCCCGGTGCCGGCCGCCCGCGACATCCTCGCCTCCTCCAAGGACAAGGAGACCGCCGCGCTCGCCGAGGACCCCCTGATCTTCCCCGACGACGCCATGCGCGAACGGCTGGCCATCGCCCGTGACATCACCTCCGAGGAGCGCACCGAGTACGCGAAGGAGTGGAACTTGGTCGTCGGTCTCTGA
- a CDS encoding serine hydrolase domain-containing protein, translating into MNTRARTLLAAALVLGIAAGPAAPAALANTTAAHAAGAHTHTVPEEDAAALGAAVSGLPADDATAALVRVGGTDGSWRGSSGVHDLVSNRPADPAARFRAGSVTKVFTAATALQLAGEGKLDLDRTARHYLPDLIPAAYGRVTVRQLLDHTSGIPAARMSGRTLEEAYAHRFDPHTPRGMVSSAVAQAPEFTPGRSQHYLNINYTVLGLLIERVTGDSYAHQVGERILRPLGLRSTYFPGTEPGIRGPHNHGYQLFDTPGGGTELRDVTVWGVTDAWAAGDIVSTTADLERFTRALFAGKIVRGPLLEEMFTLPASSVRTYLTGAPAQYSAGLSVQTLGGREVWGKTGGRWGYNTLMAATRDLSRTLVYSVNSTDAKGQDMNATAMDIVVAAFGTPPAG; encoded by the coding sequence ATGAACACACGCGCCCGCACACTCCTCGCCGCCGCCCTGGTCCTCGGTATCGCGGCGGGGCCCGCCGCTCCGGCAGCCCTCGCGAACACCACCGCGGCGCACGCGGCCGGCGCACACACGCACACCGTCCCCGAGGAGGACGCCGCAGCGCTGGGCGCGGCGGTCTCCGGGCTGCCCGCCGACGACGCCACCGCCGCCCTGGTGCGGGTCGGCGGGACCGACGGCAGCTGGCGTGGGAGCTCAGGCGTGCACGACCTGGTCTCGAACCGTCCGGCCGACCCGGCGGCGCGCTTCCGGGCCGGGTCGGTGACCAAGGTCTTCACCGCCGCCACGGCGCTGCAGCTGGCCGGAGAGGGGAAGCTGGACCTCGACCGCACGGCGAGGCACTACCTCCCGGACCTGATCCCGGCGGCCTACGGCCGGGTGACCGTGCGGCAGTTGCTCGATCACACCAGCGGGATACCGGCCGCGCGGATGTCCGGCCGGACCCTGGAGGAGGCGTACGCCCACCGGTTCGACCCGCACACACCGCGCGGGATGGTCTCCTCGGCCGTGGCGCAGGCCCCGGAGTTCACGCCCGGCCGGAGCCAGCACTACCTCAACATCAACTACACGGTGCTGGGGCTGCTCATAGAGAGGGTGACCGGCGACTCGTACGCCCACCAGGTGGGCGAGCGCATCCTGCGCCCGCTGGGCCTGCGCTCCACGTACTTCCCCGGCACCGAACCGGGGATCCGGGGGCCGCACAACCACGGGTACCAGCTCTTCGACACCCCGGGCGGGGGCACGGAGCTGCGGGACGTGACGGTGTGGGGTGTGACCGACGCCTGGGCGGCCGGGGACATCGTCTCGACCACGGCCGATCTGGAGCGCTTCACCCGCGCGCTGTTCGCCGGGAAGATCGTGCGCGGGCCGCTGCTGGAGGAGATGTTCACGCTGCCCGCCTCCTCGGTGCGTACGTACCTGACGGGCGCGCCCGCCCAGTACAGCGCGGGGCTGAGCGTGCAGACCCTGGGCGGACGTGAGGTGTGGGGGAAGACGGGCGGCCGCTGGGGCTACAACACGCTGATGGCGGCCACCCGCGATCTCTCCAGAACGCTTGTCTACAGCGTCAACTCCACCGACGCGAAGGGCCAGGACATGAACGCCACGGCGATGGACATCGTGGTGGCGGCCTTCGGGACCCCGCCGGCCGGGTGA
- a CDS encoding response regulator transcription factor — protein sequence MTIRVVVADDQELVRSGFAMILDAQPDIEVLAEAGDGAQALDAVRGLRPDVALLDIRMPVMDGIEACRAISALGGCRSVMLTTFDADEYVYEALHAGASGFLLKDVRRDDLVHAVRVVAAGESLVAPSVARRLIAEYTSRPSPGRSAVGSDRLDVLTTRERETLLHLARGLSNAEIAAALVVSEHTVKTHVGNVLSKLGLRDRIQAVICAYETGLVAPSPEGGASAASPARGRRSPSQDPSLG from the coding sequence TTGACGATCCGTGTGGTGGTGGCCGACGACCAGGAGCTCGTACGCAGCGGCTTCGCCATGATCCTGGACGCCCAGCCGGACATCGAGGTGCTCGCCGAGGCCGGGGACGGTGCGCAGGCTCTCGACGCGGTGCGCGGACTGCGGCCCGACGTCGCACTGCTGGACATCAGGATGCCCGTCATGGACGGCATCGAGGCCTGCCGGGCGATCAGTGCCCTGGGCGGCTGCCGCTCGGTCATGCTCACCACCTTCGACGCGGACGAGTACGTCTACGAGGCGCTGCACGCGGGTGCGAGCGGCTTCCTGCTGAAGGACGTCCGGCGGGACGATCTGGTGCACGCGGTACGGGTGGTGGCGGCCGGGGAGTCGCTGGTCGCACCGTCCGTGGCCCGCCGGCTGATCGCCGAGTACACCTCAAGGCCGTCTCCCGGCCGCTCCGCCGTGGGGTCGGACCGGCTGGACGTGCTCACCACCCGGGAGCGCGAGACCCTTCTCCACCTGGCGCGCGGGCTCTCCAACGCCGAGATCGCCGCGGCCCTGGTGGTCAGCGAGCACACGGTGAAGACCCATGTGGGCAACGTGCTGTCCAAGCTGGGCCTGAGAGACCGTATCCAGGCGGTCATCTGCGCCTACGAAACGGGGCTCGTCGCTCCCTCGCCCGAGGGAGGAGCCTCTGCCGCCTCCCCCGCTCGGGGGAGGCGGTCTCCCTCCCAGGACCCCTCGCTCGGGTGA
- a CDS encoding histidine kinase translates to MTMPFVVPRSAGLPPATWAAYGLTTLTVLPLVARRRAPVAVLIAVLAAGALYRFTVDGPGQPLPYTGLVAFYTVAELSPPPRRLAVAALVLTAVFPSVAWNTGEARELLFSLFVFAAAYVFGRFTHTRKAYIRAMEDRARQLEVTHRIEAERAAARERARIAREMHDILSHAVSLMIVQAEAGPVAVRTAPDRAEAAFDAISETGRDAMVQLRRMLGVLREEGPGDASPSPRAPQPALAELPDLLERARSGGPEITYTVTGRPRPLPADTEATVYRIVQEALTNVVRHARASRATVVLDHAAAELTVTVTDDGRGPGTTTGLGLVGIRERAAAHGGKATAGAGPGGRGFQVLVTIPLVTSPEGVGS, encoded by the coding sequence ATGACCATGCCGTTCGTGGTGCCCCGCTCGGCCGGTCTGCCGCCGGCCACCTGGGCGGCGTACGGGCTGACGACGCTGACCGTGCTGCCGTTGGTCGCCCGTCGGCGCGCTCCGGTCGCCGTGCTCATTGCGGTGCTCGCGGCGGGTGCCCTGTACAGGTTCACCGTGGACGGGCCGGGTCAGCCCCTGCCGTACACGGGACTGGTGGCCTTCTACACCGTGGCCGAGCTGTCCCCGCCGCCCCGGCGGCTGGCGGTGGCCGCGCTGGTGCTGACGGCGGTGTTCCCGTCGGTGGCGTGGAACACGGGTGAGGCCAGGGAGCTGCTGTTCTCGCTGTTCGTCTTCGCCGCCGCCTATGTCTTCGGACGGTTCACCCACACCCGTAAGGCATACATCCGGGCGATGGAGGACCGGGCCCGGCAGCTGGAGGTGACCCACCGGATCGAGGCCGAGCGGGCGGCCGCCCGCGAGCGGGCCAGGATCGCCCGGGAGATGCACGACATCCTCTCCCACGCGGTGAGCCTGATGATCGTGCAGGCGGAGGCCGGTCCGGTGGCCGTGCGTACGGCGCCGGACCGCGCGGAGGCCGCGTTCGACGCCATCTCGGAGACGGGCAGGGACGCGATGGTGCAGCTGCGCCGCATGCTCGGGGTGCTGCGGGAGGAAGGTCCGGGTGACGCGTCGCCGTCGCCCCGCGCTCCGCAGCCCGCCCTGGCAGAGCTGCCCGACCTGCTGGAACGGGCACGCTCCGGCGGACCCGAGATCACGTACACGGTGACGGGGCGGCCGCGGCCGCTGCCGGCGGACACGGAGGCCACCGTCTACCGGATCGTGCAGGAGGCCCTGACGAACGTCGTCAGACACGCCCGCGCGAGCCGTGCGACGGTGGTACTGGACCACGCGGCGGCGGAGCTGACCGTCACCGTGACGGACGACGGGCGGGGGCCGGGCACCACCACCGGCCTGGGGCTGGTCGGCATCCGGGAGCGGGCCGCCGCACACGGCGGAAAGGCCACGGCCGGCGCGGGTCCCGGCGGCCGGGGGTTCCAGGTGCTCGTCACCATCCCCCTTGTAACCTCGCCGGAGGGGGTGGGGAGTTGA
- a CDS encoding SAM-dependent methyltransferase — translation MTEPGRRTAPSRVRSDIAHNARVWNYWLGGDDNYPVDRAVGARVTGMYPSIGEVARADRAFLGRVVRHLAGDAGIGQFLDIGTGLPTADNTHEVAQHTAPDARVVYVDNDPTVLAHARSLLSSSPEGATEYIDADARDPERILRAAGRTLDLRRPVAVMMLGILNFVLDTDEARGIVTKLMDALPSGSHLVLTHPTLELGGEGNEAAMRFWNENATPPITARTRFEFASFLDGLDILEPGIVSCSRWRAGGAGRTPEVAQFGAVGRKP, via the coding sequence GTGACCGAGCCCGGCCGCCGCACCGCACCCTCCCGTGTACGTTCCGACATCGCCCACAACGCCCGGGTGTGGAACTACTGGCTGGGTGGCGACGACAACTATCCCGTCGACCGCGCGGTGGGCGCCCGGGTCACCGGCATGTATCCGAGCATCGGCGAAGTGGCCCGCGCCGACCGGGCGTTCCTGGGCCGGGTGGTGCGTCATCTGGCCGGGGACGCGGGGATCGGCCAGTTCCTGGACATAGGCACCGGGCTCCCGACCGCGGACAACACCCATGAGGTCGCCCAGCACACCGCGCCCGACGCGCGCGTCGTCTACGTCGACAACGACCCGACCGTCCTGGCCCACGCGCGCTCCCTGCTCAGCAGCTCGCCGGAGGGCGCCACCGAGTACATCGACGCGGACGCCCGGGATCCGGAGCGCATCCTGCGTGCGGCCGGACGGACCCTGGACCTCCGGCGCCCGGTCGCGGTGATGATGCTGGGCATCCTCAACTTCGTCCTGGACACGGACGAGGCCCGGGGCATCGTGACGAAGCTGATGGACGCCCTGCCGTCCGGCAGCCATCTGGTGCTCACCCACCCCACGCTGGAGCTGGGCGGCGAGGGCAACGAGGCCGCGATGCGCTTCTGGAACGAGAACGCCACCCCGCCGATCACGGCCCGCACCCGTTTCGAGTTCGCCTCGTTCCTCGACGGCCTGGACATCCTGGAGCCGGGCATCGTGTCCTGCTCCCGCTGGCGGGCGGGCGGTGCGGGCCGGACCCCCGAGGTCGCCCAGTTCGGCGCGGTGGGCCGGAAGCCCTGA
- a CDS encoding glycerophosphodiester phosphodiesterase: protein MTTTVTAVAHRGDPYRARENTLPSIRSAVERGADAVEIDVRVTRDRVPVLLHDSTLERLWGHDVRLDRLDHRELEERTGGGVPTLREALSSAGNRRIMVDLPGATDASVKEVVGVVRECGAEDRVYYCADTHAMLKVRAADPSAEIALTWTTLAPPRAVLLEAVRPRWLNYRFGLLSRELADRVHADGLLVSAWTADTRRTMRRLLSFGVDSITTNRIDSLRAQLANSLPSGVS from the coding sequence ATGACCACCACTGTCACCGCCGTGGCACACCGCGGCGATCCCTACCGTGCCCGCGAGAACACGCTCCCCTCGATCCGGTCCGCCGTGGAACGGGGGGCGGACGCGGTGGAGATCGACGTCCGCGTCACCCGGGACCGGGTGCCCGTGCTGCTCCACGACTCCACGCTGGAGCGGCTGTGGGGCCATGACGTCCGCCTCGACCGGCTGGACCACCGGGAGTTGGAGGAGAGGACCGGGGGCGGGGTGCCCACCCTGCGCGAGGCGCTGTCATCCGCCGGCAACCGGCGGATCATGGTCGACCTGCCCGGCGCGACCGATGCCTCCGTGAAGGAGGTCGTCGGTGTGGTGCGGGAGTGCGGGGCGGAGGACCGCGTGTACTACTGCGCGGACACGCACGCGATGCTGAAGGTGCGGGCGGCCGATCCGTCGGCCGAGATCGCGCTGACCTGGACGACGCTGGCGCCCCCGCGTGCCGTACTGCTGGAAGCGGTGCGGCCGCGCTGGCTGAACTACCGCTTCGGGCTGCTGAGCCGCGAGCTGGCCGACCGTGTCCACGCCGACGGGCTGCTGGTCTCCGCCTGGACGGCGGACACCCGGCGCACCATGCGCCGGCTGCTCTCCTTCGGGGTCGACTCCATCACCACCAACCGGATCGACTCGCTCCGGGCCCAGTTGGCCAACTCCCTTCCCTCTGGCGTCTCTTGA